Part of the Arsenicicoccus sp. oral taxon 190 genome, CGCCAGGGCTTCGTCGTGCCCGGGGGTTCGTCGTGCCCGGGGTTCGTCGTGTCCAGCGGGACTCGGTCGCAGGGGCTAGGTGCGGCGCAGCTGCTGGGAGTAGACGTCCAGGACCTCGATGATCCCGGGGTGCTGCCAGACGCGGTTGCGCTGCTTGCCGGTGCGCTCCTGCAGCACACCGGCGTCAGCGAGCTGGGCGAGGGCGCGTTGGGCGGCCATCTGGTTGAGGCCGAGGGTGGTGGTCAGCAGGTTGGCGTTGAGCACGGGGTGCGCGACCAGGTGCGGGATCACGCGCCATGCCGCGGCCTGGGGTCGCAGCCCGTGGAGCTGCCGGCGGGCGTCGTCCACCTGGGCGGCGAGGTCGTCGACGAGCTGGGCACCGGACGCGGCAGCGAAGCGGGAGGCGTCGGCGAACCGCTCCACGATGGGGCGGGCATCGCCGGCGCGGTAGGCGGTGAGTCCGTCGACGTAACCGTCGGTGTCCCTGAGGAGCCCAGCGGACACCGGAGCGGTGGTGGAGCGGAGCACCCCCTTGGCGCGCAGCAACGCGTGCACGAGGGCGCGGCCGGTGCGGCCGTTGCCGTCGGCGAAGGGGTGGATGGTCTCGAACTGGGCGTGCGCGACGGCGGTCTGGACGAGCACCGGCAGGTCGTCGCGGCGCATGAACCGGACCAGGTCGCTCATGGCGGCGGGCACCTGCTCGGGCTGCGGGGCGACGTGGGCGGCGCCGCGCGGGGTGAGGGCGCTGGTGCCGACCCATACGAGACCGTCACGGTATCGACCTGCGTGCTGCTCCCACCCGCGTTGGCCGCGCAGCAGCTCGGCCTGCATGGTCAGGACCGCGTGCTCGTCCAGCTGGTCGGCGAGCTCGAGGGCGGCCTCCATGGCGCGAACGTTGGCGACGACGACGCGTGCGTTGCCGGAGCTGGGCTGGTCGATCTCGGCAAGGGCGAGCTGCCGTGCGCCGACGGTGAGGTTCTCGATCTGCGAGGAGCAGGTGGACTCGGTGCGCAGCAGGATGGACGACATCGGGTCCAGGGTGGGGGAGTCGGCCCCGAGCACGGCGCGGGCGTAGGAGTCGAACCGGGACAGCGCGGCGGTGGCCTCCTCCGCGTCGGCGGCGAGGTCGACCGGAAGGCGGGGGGCGTACACGGCGATCGCCGGTACGACGGCGGAACGGTAGGGACCCGAGGCAGCGGCCGTCCTCGCGCGCGAGGACATGCCGTCTCTCTCGGCGACCCAGGTGTGGTCCTCGCGGTCGAGAGCGGGGACCGGAAGTGTGTCCACGGCTAGCATGTTACTAACACTTCGGGGAGAAGTGTGAGTAACGCGCGCAGCTGGCGTGCTGTTGGGGATCCGGCCTGCGCATCGGGGAGGCCCCTGACGCTGCCCCCGGGTCGGTCGACGGCGCTCGGGTCAGCGGCGTCGCGCCAGCAGCCCGGCGACGGCCACGGCACCGGCGCCCCCCACCGCCCCGAGCAGGCCGTGGTGCTGGGAGGCCCACAGCTGGCTCGACCAGCTCTTGGCCCGCGCGTCGAAGACGCCGTGGGTGCCGAAGTCGCGGTCCGCGTCGGCCGGCTCCCACAGGTTGGCGGGCTGGTCGGGGCCGCGGTCCTGCTTGCTCTGCTGGGAGGAGAAGCCGGCCCATGCCAGGTAGCGGTCCAGCACCCCGGGAGCCGCGGCGTTGGCGGCGAGGGTGCCCATGGTGCTGCCGCCCACCCAGTACTCCCGCCGCCGCGGGTGGTCCGCGGCTTAGGCGACGGCCCGAGCGGCCACCTCGGGCTGGTAGATGGGGGGCACCGGCTGCGCGTGCTTGGGCAGCCGCGACAGCACCCACGAGAACTGCGGCGTGTTGACCGCGGGCATCTGCACCATCGTCACGTGCACCGGGGACTTCTCGTGCAGCAGCTCGCAGCGCAGCGCCTCGTGGAACCCCTGCAGCGCGTGCTTGGACCCGCAGTATGCCGTCTGCAGCGGGATGCCGCGGTAGGCGAGGGCGGAGCCGACGTGGACGATGGTGCCGCGGCCGCGCTGCTTCATGAGCGGCAGCACGGCCATCGTGGCGTAGACGTAGCCGAGGTAGCTGACCTCGGTGACCCGGCGGTACTCCTCCGGCGAGATCTCCTCGAACGGCGCGAAGACGCTGGTGAAGGCCACGTTGACCCATACGTCGATGGGTCCCAGCTCCCGCTCGACCCGCTCCACCGCCGCGCGCACCGCGTCCGGGTCGGCGACGTCGGTGGGCACCGTCAGGGCGTGCCCGCCCGCCTGCTCGACCTCGCGGGCGGCACCCGCCAGCCCGGCCTCGCCGCGAGCGATGAGGGCCACGTCGGCCCCTCGGCGGGCGAGCTCGATGGCGGTGGCTCGACCGATGCCTCCGGAGGCGCCGGTGACGGCGACGACGCGGTGACCTGTGCGGCTCATGGTGACTCTTCACGTGTGCGGACAGGTGGTGCCTCGGGATCGGCATACCCCGCGCCCGCGGGCTGAACCACCCGCCCCACCGGACGGGCCGGGAGAGCCGCCGTGCAAGGATGCTGGCTGGCGGTGCACCGGTGCCCCGCCGCGGGGAGGGAGATGGGGTCGGTCGGGTTCCTGATCGGGGTGGCGCTGCGCCGTGTCCGCGAGCGGCCGGGCGCGGTCCTGGCCGTCGTCGCGTGCGCGCTGGTGGCCTGTATGGCGACCGCCACCGCCCAGGTCCACGCCGCCGCCACGAGCACCGCCGCGCACGACCAGGTGATCGCGCAGGCGCCGCCCGACGGCCGCAGCGTCGTCATCAGCGGCACTCCCACCGCGGGGGTGGCCCGCACCGAGGTGGTGGTGCGCGCGCTTGCCGACCGGCTGCCCGGGGCGCAGGTGCGGCGGTGGGTGACGTCCAGCGTCTACGGCGTGCAGGGCGGTGAGGAGCGGCTGCGGGTGGAGCTGGCGCAGGCCCCGGACGCGATGGACGCGAGCACCGTCGTGACCGGCCGCTGGCCGCAGGAGGCGGCCGAGGTGACGGTCCCGCAGGTCGCGGCCGACCGGCTCGGGTGGCGCCCGGGCACCACGGTCCGGCTGCGGCAGCTGGTGCCCACCCAGCCCCCCGGCCCGCCGCTGCGGGTGGTGGGCACCTACCGACCTCGATCGGGCCAGGACCCCGCCTGGCGGGACGACCCGCGGCACGCGGCGGGCCTGACCGACGGCGACTTCCTCACGGTGGGGCCGGTGCTGGTGGCCCGCGACGCCGCGCCCGCCGCCGTCCCGGCGCTCGACCGCAGCGCCTCGGTGACCTGGCGGGTGCTGCCGCCGATGGGCGCGCCCGACCTCGCCGGGCGCGTGACCGACGTGGTGGCCGCGGCCGGGCAGGAGTCGCTGCTGGACGGCCTGCAGGTGCGCTCCAGCATCCCGGAGGTGCTGGCCCGCGCCGACGCGGACCGGGCCCGCACGTCCGCGGCGATCGCCGGCCCGACGGTCCTGCTCGGCGCGGTCGCCCTGGTGGGGATCGCCCTCACCGGCCTGCTCCTCGGGGCCCTGCACCGCGGCTCGGACCGGCTGCTGCGCACCCGCGGCGCCTCGGCCGGGCAGCTCGTGACGCTGGCCCTGGCCGGGGCCCTCGTGGTGCTGCCGGGCGCGGTGGCGGCGGTGCTGCTGGCACCCCTGGTCGCGGGGCTGCTGCCCGGCGCCCCGGTGGCCCGGGCCGAGATGTCCTGGCAGACGTGGCTGGTCGGCCTGACCACCGCCGCGCTCGGGGTGCTCGTCCTGACCGCCAGCACCCTCGGCTCCGGCCTCGACGAACCCCGCCGCGCCGGCCGGCTCGTCGACGCCGTCCTCGTCGCCCTGGCCGCGTTCGCCTGGTGGCGGCTGCGGTCGGTGGCACCGGCCGACCCGGTGACGGTGGCGGCGCCGGCCTTCGTGGTGCTCGGGGCGGGGGTGGTCGCCATACGGCTGCTGCCGGTGCTCGGGCGACCGGCCGCGCGGCTGGCGCGGCGCGCCCGGGGGCTGCCGCTGTCCTGGGCCGGCTGGACCTGGCGGGCACCCTCCCGGGAGGCGCTCGGGACCCGGCTGCTGACGGTGCTCACGGCCGCCGTCGGGGTGCTGACGGTCGTGCAGCTGACCACCAACGACGACGTGATGGCCCGTCAGCTGCTGAGGCGCTCGCCGGCGCCGGTGGTGGTGCGGCTCGACCCGGCTGCGGCGCAGAGCCCGGCCCGGCTCGCCGCCGTGCGCACCCGGCTCGGCGGCACGGCCACGGCCGCCCGGGTGAGCACCGTCGACGTCGGCGCCGCCGGCCGGGCGTCGCTCGTCGCCGTGGACCTGGACCCGGCGGTCGTCGCCGACCCGGCGCTGCTGGGGGCTCCGGGCTGGACCACCGCGCAGGGGCCGGCCTGGCGGGCCGCCCTGGCCGCGCTGCCGACCCGCGACGCGGGCGCGGCGCCACCGGTCCCGGCGGTGATCACCACGGACCTGGCCCGCACCCTCGCCGTGGGGCCGGGCGCCACGACCACGGTCCAGGATGCCGGCCGCAGCGTGGCGCTGCGGGTGGTGGGGGTGGCGGACCGCCTCCCCGGCCAACCCCTCGACGTGCCGTCGGCAGTGCTCGTGGACCGGCCGAGCCTGCAGCGCCTGCCGGGCGCGACGGCCGCTGCCCCCGACCAGCTGTGGTCCGACGGCTCGCCGGACGCGGCGGCCGCCCTGACCCTCCCGGGCGACGGCGTCCAGGAGGTCGTCCTGCGTCGCACCCTGGCCGCCTCCGCCGACGTCACGGTGCCCCTCGCGCTGCGCGGGATCCTGGTGCTGCTCGCCGGGGCGACGCTGGTGCTGTGCCTGGTGGCGGCGTTCGCGGGGACGGTGGCGGCGCTGTCCGCGGGGCAACGCACCCGAGCCGTGCTGCACGCCCTCGGCGCCCCGCAGCGGCACGTCCGGCGCGGCGTGCTCCTCGGCGAGCTCGGTCAGGTGGTGCTCGCGGTCGTGGCCGGGGCCGCGGTCGGGCTGCTGGCCTCCCTGGCCGTCGCCCGCCCCTGGTCTCCCGACGGCAGCGCGACCGGGCCGCAGCTCGCCTGGCCGCCGCTGCTGCTCGTCACCGCCGGGCTGGCGCTGGTGCTCTGGCTGGTCGGGTGGCTCGCGCTGCGGGCCCCGGCCCGGTCCTGGTCGTCGCTGCTGCGCGAGGGGGACCGGTCATGAGCTGGTTGCGTCTCGTGCGCCCCGCCGTTGCGCGCACCCGTGCCCTGACCCTGCTGCTGGCGGTGGTCGTCCTGGTCACCACCACCCTCGTCACGGCGCTGCCCGCGCTGACCGACACCGCCTCGGCCGCCTGGCTCGCCGACCGCTGGAGCTCGGCCCCGCCGACGGGCCGGGCGCTGCTCGTGCAGTCCGGCAAGGGGGTCTCGCTGACCGCGCCGGGGCAGGTCCCGGCCGGTGACCCCTACGCCCCGACCCGCGACGCCGTCCAGGGCGCCCTCCGCCCGGCCACGGAGCTCTTCCAGCCCGTGGTCACCGCGGCGTATGCCGTCGACCCCGTCCCCATCACCCCCTCGCCGCAGGGCACCGAGCGGATGGGGATCCCGGTGCTCAGCCCCGCCCTCGGACCACGGGTGCGGTGGGTCCAGGGCCGGGCCCCCGCACCGTCGACGCGGGAGGAGACGCGCACGATCACGTCCCTCGACGAGACGGGCAACGCCGTCGAGTCCTCCGCCACCGTCCCGGTGCTCGAGGTCGCCCTGTCCCGGCGAGCCGCCACGCAGTGGCAGGTCCGGGTCGGTGACCGGTGGCGGCTGCCGGCCGCCGCGGGCCTGACCACGCAGATCCCGATGGTGATCAGCGGCATCTACGAACCTCTGGACCCCGCGGACCCCTTCTGGCAGTGGTTCGGCGAGCTCACGGACGTGGTCCGCGTGGCCGGCAGCGACCCCAACGCCGGTGTGAAGCCGACGGTGGCCGTGGCCCTGTGCCCGCAGGACTACGCGACGGTGATGGTCACCGAGATGGCCAACGGGCTGGGCCACACCTGGATCTGGCAGGTCGACCCGGCCCGCGCCACCCCGGAGCGTATGCCGCAGCTGACGCAGGGGCTGGCTCGCCTGGCGCGGCAGCCCGACCTGGGCATCACCGGGGCGGCGCAGGTCCGCAGCTCCATCCCCGACACGCTGTCGGCCTGGCAGGGTGGGGTCCGCACCACGCGCGTCCTCGACGGCACCGTGACGACCGGCCTGACCGTCCTGGTGGCGGCGCTCGCGCTGCTGCTCGCCGGGCTGCGGGCGGAGCGCCGTGCCGCCGACGACACCCTGCTGCGGTCCCGGGGGGCGGCCGTCGGGCAGCTGGCCGCGCTCGCGGCCCTCGACGTGCTGCCGCCGGTGGTGCTCGCCGGGGCGGCCGGGCACGCCGCCGCGTGCCTGCTCGCGGGACGGTGGCTCGCGCCGTGGCCGGCCGTGGTGCTCGTGACCCTCACCGCGGCGGTCGCCGCGGTCACCGCGGTGCGGGCCGCCGGGCGCGACGTCCCCGGGCGTCGGACCCGGTTGCGCGCCGGTCTGGACCTGACCGGCCGGTTCCTGCCGCCGCTGGCGCTCGTCGGCATCACC contains:
- a CDS encoding Fic family protein; its protein translation is MDTLPVPALDREDHTWVAERDGMSSRARTAAASGPYRSAVVPAIAVYAPRLPVDLAADAEEATAALSRFDSYARAVLGADSPTLDPMSSILLRTESTCSSQIENLTVGARQLALAEIDQPSSGNARVVVANVRAMEAALELADQLDEHAVLTMQAELLRGQRGWEQHAGRYRDGLVWVGTSALTPRGAAHVAPQPEQVPAAMSDLVRFMRRDDLPVLVQTAVAHAQFETIHPFADGNGRTGRALVHALLRAKGVLRSTTAPVSAGLLRDTDGYVDGLTAYRAGDARPIVERFADASRFAAASGAQLVDDLAAQVDDARRQLHGLRPQAAAWRVIPHLVAHPVLNANLLTTTLGLNQMAAQRALAQLADAGVLQERTGKQRNRVWQHPGIIEVLDVYSQQLRRT
- a CDS encoding SDR family oxidoreductase produces the protein MSRTGHRVVAVTGASGGIGRATAIELARRGADVALIARGEAGLAGAAREVEQAGGHALTVPTDVADPDAVRAAVERVERELGPIDVWVNVAFTSVFAPFEEISPEEYRRVTEVSYLGYVYATMAVLPLMKQRGRGTIVHVGSALAYRGIPLQTAYCGSKHALQGFHEALRCELLHEKSPVHVTMVQMPAVNTPQFSWVLSRLPKHAQPVPPIYQPEVAARAVA
- a CDS encoding FtsX-like permease family protein; amino-acid sequence: MHRCPAAGREMGSVGFLIGVALRRVRERPGAVLAVVACALVACMATATAQVHAAATSTAAHDQVIAQAPPDGRSVVISGTPTAGVARTEVVVRALADRLPGAQVRRWVTSSVYGVQGGEERLRVELAQAPDAMDASTVVTGRWPQEAAEVTVPQVAADRLGWRPGTTVRLRQLVPTQPPGPPLRVVGTYRPRSGQDPAWRDDPRHAAGLTDGDFLTVGPVLVARDAAPAAVPALDRSASVTWRVLPPMGAPDLAGRVTDVVAAAGQESLLDGLQVRSSIPEVLARADADRARTSAAIAGPTVLLGAVALVGIALTGLLLGALHRGSDRLLRTRGASAGQLVTLALAGALVVLPGAVAAVLLAPLVAGLLPGAPVARAEMSWQTWLVGLTTAALGVLVLTASTLGSGLDEPRRAGRLVDAVLVALAAFAWWRLRSVAPADPVTVAAPAFVVLGAGVVAIRLLPVLGRPAARLARRARGLPLSWAGWTWRAPSREALGTRLLTVLTAAVGVLTVVQLTTNDDVMARQLLRRSPAPVVVRLDPAAAQSPARLAAVRTRLGGTATAARVSTVDVGAAGRASLVAVDLDPAVVADPALLGAPGWTTAQGPAWRAALAALPTRDAGAAPPVPAVITTDLARTLAVGPGATTTVQDAGRSVALRVVGVADRLPGQPLDVPSAVLVDRPSLQRLPGATAAAPDQLWSDGSPDAAAALTLPGDGVQEVVLRRTLAASADVTVPLALRGILVLLAGATLVLCLVAAFAGTVAALSAGQRTRAVLHALGAPQRHVRRGVLLGELGQVVLAVVAGAAVGLLASLAVARPWSPDGSATGPQLAWPPLLLVTAGLALVLWLVGWLALRAPARSWSSLLREGDRS